A single Nicotiana tabacum cultivar K326 chromosome 5, ASM71507v2, whole genome shotgun sequence DNA region contains:
- the LOC107829555 gene encoding transcription repressor OFP15-like has translation MKLPSLFKIPENSSPSPFPWPLPPCKNPKTLSFRAENHNIFSEYYGYSEFSNNVDNIETVIEDLKTEKKRLFFEPGETSSILEKAKNDGFDFVPFKESCVVMTMDSMDPFLDFKKSMEEMVEGNHEIKDCEKCLEELLTAYLKVNEKNNHRYIIDAFFDLLISLSISKNCVASSVTTTSHSFTSPLSFCSSSFSTSPCLSLLEAEDEVIEKNVDSVISSSDV, from the coding sequence atgaaactcCCTTCTCTCTTCAAAATTCCAGAAAATTCTTCTCCTTCTCCATTTCCATGGCCATTACCACCTTGTAAAAACCCTAAAACTCTCTCTTTTCGAGCCGAAAACCATAACATTTTCAGTGAATATTATGGCTATTCAGAGTTTTCCAACAATGTTGATAACATAGAGACAGTGATTGAAGacctaaaaactgaaaaaaagaggCTATTTTTTGAGCCAGGAGAAACTAGTTCAATTCTTGAAAAGGCCAAAAATGATGGTTTTGATTTTGTTCCATTTAAAGAGTCATGTGTTGTAATGACAATGGATTCAATGGACCCTTTTTTGGATTTCAAGAAATCAATGGAAGAAATGGTAGAAGGAAATCATGAGATTAAAGATTGTGAAAAATGTCTTGAAGAGCTTTTGACTGCTTATTTGAAGGTTAATGAGAAAAACAATCATAGATATATTATTGATGCATTTTTTGACTTGTTGATTAGCCTTTCTATTAGTAAAAATTGTGTGGCTTCTTCTGTAACTACAACTAGCCATTCTTTTACTTCTCCATTGTCATTTTGTTCTTCTAGTTTTTCTACTAGTCCTTGTTTGTCTTTGTTAGAAGCTGAGGATGAGGTTATTGAGAAAAATGTTGACAGTGTAATTTCATCTTCAGATGtttga